The following coding sequences are from one Shewanella violacea DSS12 window:
- a CDS encoding gamma-butyrobetaine hydroxylase-like domain-containing protein produces MTSPDYNPVVTALKLKRKSRLLEVTFDDGKTFQLSCEILRVYSPSAEVHGHGNPVLVTHKKNVNIKALDPVGNYAVKISFDDGHDTGLFSWKVLYDLATHQADLWAQYLTRLKTEKASREPLIDMLVKYHN; encoded by the coding sequence ATGACTTCCCCAGACTATAATCCGGTCGTTACAGCCCTCAAGCTTAAAAGAAAATCTCGCCTGCTAGAGGTAACCTTCGATGACGGTAAAACCTTTCAACTTAGCTGCGAGATCTTGCGTGTCTATTCCCCTTCGGCGGAAGTCCATGGCCACGGTAACCCTGTACTCGTCACCCACAAGAAGAACGTCAATATAAAGGCTCTGGATCCTGTGGGGAACTACGCGGTCAAGATAAGCTTCGACGATGGTCATGACACGGGTTTATTCTCATGGAAGGTACTATACGATCTCGCCACACATCAGGCCGATTTGTGGGCGCAATATCTCACCAGATTAAAAACAGAGAAAGCCAGCCGTGAGCCATTAATCGATATGCTGGTTAAGTATCATAATTAA
- the acnB gene encoding bifunctional aconitate hydratase 2/2-methylisocitrate dehydratase, producing the protein MLEAYRKHVAERASEGVVPKPLDAHQVAELVEVVKNPPAGEEAFILDLLENRIPPGVDEAAYVKAGFLDAVATGEVTSPILTSAHAVELLGTMQGGYNIDPLIAQLDVTAQAPLAVKALSKTLLMFDSFHDVVEKMQAGNEFAKQVVHAWADADWFLNRPKLAEKISLTVFKVTGETNTDDLSPAPDAWSRPDIPLHALAMLKNARDGIVPDEAGTLGPIKEIEQLKTKGFPLVYVGDVVGTGSSRKSATNSVLWFMGDDIPNVPNKRGGGFCLGGKIAPIFFNTMEDAGALPIELDVTKMDMGDVIDIYPYQGIVKRHDSDEVISEFSLKTAVLMDEVRAGGRIPLIIGRGLTARARAVLKLEDSKVFVLPKDVADTGKGYTLAQKMVGKACGVTGIRPGQYCEPKMTSVGSQDTTGPMTRDELKDLACLGFSADLTMQSFCHTAAYPKPVDVNTHHTLPDFIMNRGGISLRPGDGVIHSWLNRMLLPDTVGTGGDSHTRFPIGISFPAGSGLVAFAAATGVMPLDMPESVLVRFKGEMQPGITLRDLVHAIPLKAIDMGLLTVEKQGKVNFFSGRVLEIEGLESLKVEQAFELSDASAERSAAGCSIKLDKEPIIEYLNSNIVMLKWMIAEGYGDRRTIERRIIAMQDWLANPELLEADADAEYAAVIEIDLSDIKEPILCAPNDPDDAVLLSDVKDTKIDEVFVGSCMTNIGHFRATGKMLDKFATTLPTRLWIAPPTKMDRDQLTEEGYYAIFGRVGARIEIPGCSLCMGNQARVAEGATVVSTSTRNFPNRLGTGANVYLASAELAAVAALLGRLPSADEYQTYAKELDATAADTYRYLNFDKMQSYTEKAAEVIFQSAV; encoded by the coding sequence GTGCTAGAAGCATATCGTAAACACGTCGCAGAACGTGCTTCAGAGGGCGTAGTCCCTAAGCCATTAGATGCCCATCAAGTGGCCGAGTTAGTTGAAGTCGTTAAGAACCCACCTGCAGGAGAAGAGGCGTTTATCCTCGACCTGCTAGAGAATAGAATTCCACCAGGAGTAGATGAAGCCGCCTATGTTAAAGCGGGTTTCCTGGATGCTGTGGCCACCGGTGAAGTTACATCGCCAATTCTAACCTCGGCGCATGCCGTTGAACTGCTTGGCACCATGCAGGGCGGCTATAACATAGATCCCTTGATTGCTCAGTTGGATGTTACAGCTCAGGCACCACTGGCTGTAAAAGCCTTATCAAAAACCTTATTGATGTTTGATTCTTTTCATGATGTGGTTGAGAAGATGCAAGCAGGCAATGAATTTGCTAAGCAGGTCGTTCATGCATGGGCCGATGCCGATTGGTTCCTCAATCGTCCTAAGCTTGCTGAGAAGATCTCTCTCACCGTGTTTAAAGTAACAGGTGAAACGAACACAGATGACTTGTCTCCGGCTCCCGATGCCTGGTCTCGCCCTGATATTCCTTTGCATGCGTTAGCTATGCTAAAGAATGCTCGTGACGGTATCGTACCGGATGAGGCTGGCACTCTCGGACCTATCAAAGAAATTGAACAACTTAAGACTAAAGGTTTCCCACTCGTCTATGTTGGTGATGTTGTTGGTACGGGTTCTTCACGTAAGTCGGCAACGAACTCAGTGCTTTGGTTCATGGGTGATGATATCCCTAATGTACCTAACAAGCGCGGTGGTGGTTTCTGTCTCGGTGGTAAAATTGCTCCTATCTTCTTCAATACCATGGAAGATGCTGGTGCTCTACCGATCGAACTCGATGTGACCAAGATGGACATGGGCGATGTTATCGATATCTACCCATACCAAGGCATAGTTAAGCGTCACGATAGCGATGAAGTTATCTCAGAGTTTAGCCTGAAGACAGCAGTCTTGATGGATGAAGTTCGTGCCGGTGGCCGTATTCCATTGATCATCGGACGTGGTCTTACCGCTCGTGCTCGCGCAGTGCTTAAGCTCGAGGATTCAAAGGTCTTCGTATTGCCAAAAGATGTGGCCGATACGGGCAAAGGTTATACCCTTGCTCAGAAAATGGTTGGTAAAGCCTGTGGTGTTACCGGTATTCGTCCGGGCCAATACTGTGAGCCTAAGATGACTTCTGTGGGCTCGCAAGATACTACCGGTCCTATGACTCGTGATGAGCTTAAAGATCTGGCTTGTCTAGGTTTCAGTGCCGATCTGACTATGCAATCATTCTGTCACACTGCGGCTTATCCTAAGCCTGTGGATGTGAACACTCACCATACGCTGCCTGATTTCATCATGAATCGTGGCGGTATATCACTGCGTCCAGGTGATGGAGTTATCCACTCTTGGTTAAACCGTATGTTATTGCCTGATACCGTAGGTACAGGTGGTGATTCACATACTCGTTTCCCAATTGGTATCTCTTTCCCTGCGGGTTCCGGTCTAGTGGCTTTCGCCGCGGCGACAGGTGTTATGCCTCTGGATATGCCTGAATCTGTTTTGGTACGTTTCAAAGGTGAAATGCAACCGGGTATCACACTACGTGATCTGGTACACGCTATTCCACTTAAAGCTATCGACATGGGTCTCTTGACCGTAGAGAAGCAAGGTAAGGTTAACTTCTTCTCTGGCCGAGTGCTTGAGATTGAAGGCCTAGAAAGCTTAAAGGTTGAGCAGGCATTTGAATTGTCAGATGCGTCAGCCGAGCGTAGTGCTGCAGGTTGTAGCATCAAGCTGGATAAAGAGCCTATCATCGAATATCTAAACTCCAACATAGTCATGTTGAAGTGGATGATTGCCGAAGGTTATGGCGATCGTCGTACCATCGAGCGTCGTATTATCGCGATGCAAGATTGGTTAGCTAACCCAGAGTTACTGGAAGCCGATGCCGATGCCGAATATGCGGCAGTTATCGAAATCGATTTGAGTGATATTAAAGAGCCTATTCTTTGTGCTCCAAACGATCCCGATGATGCGGTACTGCTATCAGATGTTAAGGACACCAAGATTGACGAAGTCTTCGTCGGTTCTTGTATGACTAACATAGGTCACTTCCGTGCCACGGGTAAGATGCTGGATAAGTTTGCTACGACCTTGCCGACACGTTTATGGATCGCACCACCGACTAAGATGGATCGTGACCAACTTACCGAAGAAGGCTACTACGCCATATTCGGTCGTGTAGGCGCTCGCATCGAGATCCCTGGTTGTTCTCTATGTATGGGTAACCAGGCACGTGTTGCCGAAGGTGCGACTGTGGTCTCTACTTCAACGCGTAACTTCCCTAACCGTCTAGGTACAGGTGCTAATGTTTACTTGGCTTCTGCCGAGCTAGCTGCAGTTGCGGCTCTGCTGGGTCGTCTGCCTTCTGCCGATGAATATCAGACTTATGCGAAAGAGTTGGACGCGACTGCGGCCGATACCTATCGTTACCTGAATTTCGATAAGATGCAGTCTTATACTGAAAAAGCGGCTGAGGTTATCTTCCAGTCGGCAGTATAA